A window of the Streptococcus sp. 116-D4 genome harbors these coding sequences:
- the trpA gene encoding tryptophan synthase subunit alpha: MPKKLTEKLNAIKATGKGIFVPYIMAGDHEKGLDGLGETIHFLEDLGVSAIEVGIPFSDPVADGPVIEEAGLRSLAHGTSTHALVETLKTIETEIPVVIMTYFNPLFQYGVENFVKDLANTAVKGLIIPDLPHEHANFVEPFLADTDIALIPLVSLTTGIERQKELIDGAEGFVYAVAINGVTGKSGNYRADLDKHLAQLHQVADIPVLTGFGVSSQADVERFNAVSDGVIVGSKIVKALHQGEPIQDFIKQAVAYQK, translated from the coding sequence ATGCCTAAGAAACTAACAGAAAAATTAAATGCTATTAAAGCGACTGGAAAAGGAATTTTCGTTCCCTATATCATGGCTGGTGACCACGAAAAGGGTTTGGATGGACTCGGAGAAACAATACACTTTTTAGAAGACTTGGGTGTCTCTGCCATTGAAGTGGGCATTCCCTTTTCAGACCCTGTTGCAGATGGACCTGTTATCGAAGAGGCTGGCTTGCGCAGTCTAGCCCACGGGACCTCTACACATGCTTTGGTTGAAACCTTGAAAACCATTGAAACAGAGATTCCAGTGGTCATTATGACCTACTTCAACCCCCTCTTTCAGTACGGTGTGGAGAACTTTGTCAAAGATTTGGCAAATACAGCGGTTAAGGGTTTGATTATTCCAGACCTGCCTCATGAGCATGCCAACTTTGTAGAACCATTTTTGGCAGATACAGACATTGCTTTGATTCCTTTAGTTAGCTTGACCACAGGAATTGAACGCCAGAAAGAGTTGATTGATGGGGCAGAAGGATTTGTCTATGCCGTTGCTATCAACGGGGTAACAGGGAAATCTGGCAATTACCGTGCAGACTTAGACAAGCACTTAGCACAATTGCACCAAGTGGCCGATATCCCAGTCTTGACAGGTTTTGGCGTATCTAGTCAAGCCGATGTAGAACGCTTCAATGCGGTATCAGATGGTGTTATCGTCGGTTCAAAAATCGTAAAAGCTCTCCACCAAGGAGAGCCGATTCAGGACTTTATCAAACAAGCAGTAGCTTACCAAAAATAA
- a CDS encoding GNAT family N-acetyltransferase, with product MTIRFEEKVSPKNAQIVCQWSNSLGKSFQEQWMGTMIPFPLTIQVLQDLEGIFSIFEGQEFVGLIQKIRQEDSNLHIGRFFIIPQKQGQGLGSQALRKFVSLAFENGDIDSISLNVFEANQRAQNLYQKEGFEIVEIIEAPDRKYIMRKFR from the coding sequence ATGACAATTCGTTTTGAAGAAAAAGTAAGCCCAAAAAATGCTCAGATCGTATGCCAATGGTCCAACTCCCTTGGCAAATCCTTTCAAGAACAATGGATGGGAACAATGATTCCTTTTCCCTTGACAATTCAAGTCTTGCAAGATTTGGAAGGAATCTTTTCAATCTTTGAAGGACAAGAGTTTGTCGGGCTTATCCAGAAAATCAGGCAAGAAGACAGTAATCTTCATATTGGAAGATTTTTTATCATCCCCCAGAAACAGGGGCAAGGCTTAGGTAGCCAGGCTTTAAGGAAATTTGTTAGTTTGGCCTTTGAAAATGGAGATATAGATAGTATTTCTCTAAATGTCTTCGAGGCAAATCAAAGAGCTCAGAATCTTTACCAAAAAGAAGGATTTGAGATCGTGGAAATCATTGAAGCACCAGATCGGAAATACATTATGAGAAAGTTTAGATAG
- a CDS encoding CsbD family protein: MSVEEKLNQAKGSIKEGVGKAIGDEKVEKEGTTEKVVSKVKEVAEDAKDAVEGAIEGVKNMLHKEEK, translated from the coding sequence ATGTCAGTAGAAGAAAAATTAAATCAAGCTAAAGGTTCTATTAAAGAAGGTGTTGGAAAAGCCATCGGTGATGAAAAAGTGGAAAAAGAAGGAACAACTGAAAAAGTTGTTTCTAAAGTAAAAGAAGTTGCTGAAGATGCCAAAGACGCTGTAGAAGGCGCTATCGAAGGTGTCAAAAATATGCTTCATAAAGAAGAAAAATAA
- a CDS encoding prepilin peptidase produces the protein MIDFYFFLVGSILASFLGLVIDRFPEHSIIRPASHCDSCQTRLRPLDLIPILSQVFNRFRCRYCKAPYPVWYAFFELGLGLLFLAWSLGWLSLDQVILITAGLTLGIYDFRNQEYPLLVWMTFHLILMAFCGWNLVMVFFLVLGMLAHVIDIRMGAGDFLFLASCALVFSVTELLILIQFASVMGILAFLLQKKKERLPFVPFLLLAACVIIFGKLLLV, from the coding sequence ATGATTGATTTTTATTTTTTTCTTGTCGGGAGCATTCTCGCTTCCTTTCTTGGTTTGGTCATTGACCGTTTTCCAGAACATTCCATTATCCGACCTGCTAGTCACTGCGATTCCTGTCAGACTCGCTTGCGTCCCTTAGATTTGATTCCGATTCTCTCGCAGGTCTTCAATCGCTTTCGCTGTCGCTACTGCAAGGCTCCTTATCCAGTCTGGTATGCTTTCTTTGAACTAGGCTTGGGTCTTCTCTTTCTGGCTTGGTCATTGGGCTGGCTCTCTTTGGATCAAGTCATCCTAATCACTGCGGGTTTGACCTTGGGCATCTACGACTTTCGCAATCAAGAATATCCCTTACTGGTATGGATGACTTTCCACCTAATCCTCATGGCTTTCTGTGGTTGGAATCTGGTCATGGTTTTCTTCCTTGTCCTTGGAATGTTGGCTCATGTTATCGATATTCGCATGGGCGCAGGGGATTTTCTTTTTCTGGCTTCTTGTGCTCTCGTCTTTAGCGTAACGGAGTTGCTCATCTTGATTCAGTTTGCTTCTGTGATGGGAATTCTAGCCTTTCTCCTGCAAAAGAAAAAGGAAAGACTTCCTTTCGTGCCTTTCCTCTTACTCGCTGCTTGTGTGATTATTTTTGGTAAGCTACTGCTTGTTTGA